Proteins from a genomic interval of Bradysia coprophila strain Holo2 chromosome X, BU_Bcop_v1, whole genome shotgun sequence:
- the LOC119085672 gene encoding proteoglycan 4-like codes for MRMTQHLQQTAHTKKLPTPELPTPELPTTELPTTELPTPELPTPELPTPELPTPEISTPEISTPEISTPEISTPEISTPELPTPEVPTLEVSTPELPTTSEELDSEPLEEPVEMIDGLFDFVTFNTDTDVVLKEVEQDGKDFDLEAYVTDQSESPTSASQESGASSASSSPGNSVSPILPPQEIESNNTKVNTPVSNIGFGKGQGKNFAALMKCYNKDKPLFQKSKEDTENTKKSLAKSLKDNELKAPKDVKMAEEKDLKPNKEKDLKPVKLEDYKPVKEKQARLVKKKDVKPIKIENAEPTKEKLFKVKDLQPANEQGMKLLKEEKVKSDRENKLKPVKVEVKPCKENKERIGEKITKKMGNHSSEQKVHSSAQTSTNNAQDTSDKLDDFAKAIVASMVVAHRKPNLEKRRNSEMRKRLCHFQEHSLKFQKYLSDQREPPKMNVLHPTTNAINMNSKTPSQLQQSTGNTSSVALKTRPQQQQKIKTENCAQIVNANTVELKATPYQNVKIENCSPTGNSNNADWKTQQQQQNIKSENCAPTDHTETPAGARKISIQEYLNRKRSYHSSNNGSDVGNDSNIPTKKRISINEYMKRKVVA; via the exons ATGCGAATGACACAACATCTACAACAGAC TGCCCACACCAAAA AACTGCCAACACCAGAACTACCAACACCAGAACTACCAACAACAGAACTACCAACAACAGAACTACCAACACCAGAACTACCAACACCAGAACTACCAACACCAGAACTACCAACACCAGAAATATCAACACCAGAAATATCAACACCAGAAATATCAACACCAGAAATATCAACACCAGAAATATCAACCCCAGAACTACCAACACCAGAAGTACCCACGCTAGAAGTGTCCACACCAGAATTGCCCACTACATCAGAAGAGTTGGATTCTGAGCCATTAGAGGAACCTGTCGAAATGATTGACGGTTTGTTCGACTTTGTAACATTCAACACCGACACTGATGTTGTATTAAAGGAAGTGGAACAAGATGGCAAAGATTTTGACTTAGAGGCGTACGTCACCGACCAGAGCGAATCACCGACTTCAGCCTCACAAGAAAGCGGCGCATCATCCGCTTCATCTTCACCGGGGAACAGTGTATCACCGATCTTGCCACCACAGGAAATAGAGTCAAACAATACAAAGGTCAATACGCCAGTGAGCAATATTGGTTTTGGAAAAGGTCAAGGAAAAAACTTTGCAGCGCTTATGAAATGCTACAACAAGGATAAACCACTGttccaaaaatcaaaagaagaTACAGAAAATACAAAGAAGTCGTTGGCTAAATCGCTTAAAGATAATGAATTGAAAGCGCCCAAAGACGTGAAAATGGCCGAAGAAAAGGACCTGAAACCAAACAAAGAAAAGGACCTGAAACCGGTAAAACTTGAAGATTATAAACCAGTCAAAGAAAAACAAGCGAGACTAGTCAAAAAGAAGGACGTGAAACCGATCAAAATAGAAAACGCCGAGCCAACTAAAGAAAAACTATTCAAAGTGAAGGATCTGCAACCGGCGAATGAACAAGgcatgaaattattgaaagagGAAAAAGTGAAATCAGACAGagaaaataagttgaaaccAGTTAAAGTCGAAGTGAAACCTtgcaaagaaaataaagaGCGAATTGGcgaaaaaattactaaaaagaTGGGAAACCATTCCAGTGAACAGAAAGTTCACAGTTCTGCTCAAACTTCAACAAACAATGCTCAAGATACAAGTGACAAACTAGATGATTTTGCAAAAGCCATTGTGGCTTCAATGGTTGTAGCGCACAGAAAACCGAATCTAGAAAAACGGCGCAATTCAGAAATGAGAAAACGACTTTGTCATTTTCAAGAACATTcgcttaaatttcaaaaatatttgagtgACCAAAGAGAACCACCTAAAATGAACGTGCTTCATCCGACTACAAACGCTATCAACATGAACTCGAAGACGCCATCGCAGCTACAACAAAGCACTGGAAACACCAGTAGTGTAGCGTTAAAGACGCGTccgcagcaacaacaaaaaataaagactGAAAACTGTGCACAGATCGTAAACGCTAACACGGTAGAATTGAAAGCGACACCGTACCAAAATGTTAAGATCGAAAACTGTTCACCAActggaaattccaacaatgCAGATTGGAagacacaacaacaacagcaaaatattaaaagcGAAAACTGTGCACCAACTGATCATACAGAAACTCCAGCCGGTGCACGAAAAATCAGCATCCAAGAGTATCTCAACCGGAAAAGATCCTACCATTCTTCCAATAATGGTTCGGACGTTGGCAATGATTCGAATATTCCTACAAAGAAAAGAATCTCTATAAATGAATATATGAAACGTAAGGTTGTGGCATGA